Genomic DNA from Shouchella patagoniensis:
TGACGAATACTATTAAGGAGACAAACCTATTTTCAGGAGGATTTTATGACTAGTTCAACTGTTGTTACATTAGAAGTACATAATCAAGTTGCAACGATCACATTAAACAGACCAGAAGTAAAAAACGCATTAAACCAAGCAGCACACGAACAACTTTACAGCGCATTTGAAAAAGCGAATGAGGATGACCGTGTCCGTGTTATTGTTTTGACAGGCAGTGGCAATGCCTTTTGTTCCGGTGCAGATTTAAAAGAGGTTGATTTAAATGACATTGAGAATTTTAATTACGGCCGAGTGCTTCGTGAAACGTACAACCGCTTCATTACCTTACTAATGAATATTGGAAAACCAATTATCGCACATATCAACGGGATTGCTGTAGGTGCAGGACTTAGTATCGCTCTCGCCTGTGATTTCCGGGTTGCTTCACCACAAGCGAAATTTGGTCTTGGTTTTCTTGCGATTGGTCTCGTTCCAGATGCAGGTGCTTCCTACTTCTTACCTCGTCTTGTTGGTTTTCCAACCGCTCTAGAACTCGCAGTGAAAGGCACATTTGATGCATACGAAGCAAAATCAATCGGACTCATTAACAGCATTGATGACGTTGATTCTTATATAGAAAGATGTTTGAAGCTCCCTCCAACAGCTTATCGTTTAATGAAGCAAAATTTCCGTGAGAGCTTTGATCATCACCTCGCTGAAGTATTAGAAATGGAAGTCACCGCACAACGCGAAGCAAGCGAATCAAAAGAACACCGTTATGCTCTTGAACAATTTGTGAACAAAAGCCCTCGTTGATTCAGTCCTTTATAAAAAGTGTCCCCCCTATGTTATAGTGAATGTAGAGATTGCATCATAGGAGGATAATCATATGAATGAAGCAGCAAAAACGTTAGATGGTTGGTATGTTTTACATGATTTCCGTAAAATAGATTGGAATTCATGGAAACAAGTTTCGTCAACCGAACGTGAGAAAATGATTCATGAATTTACATCTTTACTTACTAAATGGGACGAGACAGAAAAGGCGGAAAAAGGGAGTCACGCTCTTTATTCCATTGTTGGGCAAAAAGCCGATTTAATGATTATGCTTTTGCGTCCAACTATGGAAGAATTAAACGAGATTGAACTTGCTTTTAACAAGTCAGGTCTAGCCGCATATACAACGCCAACCTATTCGTATGTATCTGTTGTGGAATTAAGTAATTACTTAGCAGGCGATTCAAATGACGATCCTTACCAAAATCCACATGTTCGTGCTCGTCTATATCCACAGCTTCCACGCTTTAAACACGTATGCTTTTATCCAATGGACAAGCGTCGTGAAGGCGCAGATAACTGGTACATGCTACCAATGGATGAACGTAAAAATTTAATGCGGAGTCACGGAATGATTGGTAGAGGTTACGCTGGTCTTGTGAAACAGATTATCTCTGGTTCAGTTGGATTTGATGACTGGGA
This window encodes:
- the hemQ gene encoding hydrogen peroxide-dependent heme synthase yields the protein MNEAAKTLDGWYVLHDFRKIDWNSWKQVSSTEREKMIHEFTSLLTKWDETEKAEKGSHALYSIVGQKADLMIMLLRPTMEELNEIELAFNKSGLAAYTTPTYSYVSVVELSNYLAGDSNDDPYQNPHVRARLYPQLPRFKHVCFYPMDKRREGADNWYMLPMDERKNLMRSHGMIGRGYAGLVKQIISGSVGFDDWEWGVTLFSDDVLQFKKLVYEMRFDEVSARYGEFGSFYVGNILPSEQLSAYFHV
- a CDS encoding enoyl-CoA hydratase/isomerase family protein is translated as MTSSTVVTLEVHNQVATITLNRPEVKNALNQAAHEQLYSAFEKANEDDRVRVIVLTGSGNAFCSGADLKEVDLNDIENFNYGRVLRETYNRFITLLMNIGKPIIAHINGIAVGAGLSIALACDFRVASPQAKFGLGFLAIGLVPDAGASYFLPRLVGFPTALELAVKGTFDAYEAKSIGLINSIDDVDSYIERCLKLPPTAYRLMKQNFRESFDHHLAEVLEMEVTAQREASESKEHRYALEQFVNKSPR